Genomic window (Musa acuminata AAA Group cultivar baxijiao chromosome BXJ1-9, Cavendish_Baxijiao_AAA, whole genome shotgun sequence):
ACTCGACTCCTGATTCTGTTGTTTGGCTTGCCCCTTTTGCAGGGTGTTTTTATCAATCCAGCTTTCATCGAACCATTTGGCCTTACCTTGATTGAGGTTAGTTTCTTGATGCTGTCtattgctttaatatcttatgggACAAACTGTCTATTTGTTCAGTATAGTTATCCTCTTTCTTAAAATTCATTCATACATCCTGTTTGTGGGTGGAACAGGCTGCAGCAAATGGTCTACCTATTGTGGCTACAAAAAATGGAGGCCCTGTTGATATACATAAGGTTCATTAATGGACTGTACACTCTAATGTTTACATGAGGAAATTTTTACAACTTATATTTGGTTTCTGTTCCAAAATTATGTGTTGTAAGTGGAGCAATTTGCTCATTATTAACAATGGATTTTGCTTTAGGTTCTTGACAATGGTATGCTGGTTGATCCCCATGATCAGCATGCAATAGCTGATGCACTCTACAAGCTTGTTTCTGACAAGCAGCTCTGGACACGGTGTCGGCAGAATGGTCTGAAGAATATTCACCAGTTTTCATGGCCAGAACATTGCAAAACTTATTTATCAAAGATAGCTTCTTGCCGACCAAGGCATCCTCAGTGGCGAAGGAGTGAAGAGGGCATCGAAGATTCTGAACCGGATTCACCAAATGATTCCCTGAGAGATATTAAAGACATATCTTTAAACTTGAAGCTTTCGTTAGATGGAGAAAAAGGTGAAGATGACAGCGCCATAGGCAAAGCATTAGTTTCTGAAGATGTCACTGCTAATGGAAAGAGTAATTTGGAGACTGATATTGTAAAATTATCAAAAGGTGTTACGAGTACTACCCAGAAGGATGGGTCCAGTGAGAGAACTGATAACTATTTGAGCAAGCTACCAATGTTGAGGAGAAGGAAATATATTTTTGTAATTGCTGTGGACTCAGTTTGTGATGCAGATCTTGTTGGAATAATCAAAGGTACATTTGAGGCTTCAAGTGGGGACAGGATGTCTGGTTCTATAGGATTTATATTGTCAACGAGATTAACGATATCGGAGATACATTCTCTTCTCATGACTGGAGGCATACCTGCTACTGATTTTGATGCTTTTATATGCAATAGTGGCAGTGATGTCTATTATCCATCTTCAAGTTCTGATGATCTTCTTTACCCTTATGAACTTCCTTATGCACTTGATATAGATTATCATTCACAAATTGAGTATCGGTGGGGTGGAGAAGGTTTGAGAAAGACTTTGGTTCGTTGGGCTGCATCAATTACTGACAAGAAAGGAGAAAGTGAGGAGCAAGTTGTTGTTGAAGATGTGGAACGCTCTTCTACCTATTGTTATGCATTTCAAGTGAAGAACCCATCATTGGTAATTATCTTTTTTtccctattttttattttaaaatattgtgCCTCTAGTTTCTTTGTGATAAAAAGCTGTCAAGCTTGTCATGTGGTATCAGATCCCTTGGTGTGACAAAACAAATTAGAGTTTAAATGGTTGTATTAAATTTCCCGTGGAAAGTCTGAAGAATCCTATGTAAAGCAAAGTTATTCAAGCAACTGGAATAGGTCATATTTCATCAGAGCTCCAAGAATATCCAAATAGGAAATCCTCTTAAATTGGTTAGTATATAGGATACCAGCTACCTCTAAAATCATGAATTAAAAACCAGCAAATTGACAGTCGAAGTAAAATTACAAGTTCGTTCCAGCTATTAACTATTAGTTAGAAATGTAACTTGCTCCAGACTTTCTATTGTTTTAACTACTTAATGCTACAAGTTGCCACATGCAGTTGATAATTAAACGTGTATTTACACTATCTGAGTCAAAAACATTGAAAAGTTTGACTAATTAATCACCAATTATCTCTATCAGCAAATGagtgaaaaaattaaaattaagagTACTAATAAAGAGGATAAAGTGGAAAGAAATAGTTCTGAGGACTTAAAAATGATGGCTAAGACACCCTCAGTGGAACATGAATAGAAAATGAAGCTTGAAATGGAGAAGTTGGATAAGTTTGGATTAAAAAATAGGTTTAGGAAAAGGGTGGAAGAAAGTTCAGgtagaacaaaagaaaaagaaagggagttgaggaaaaaagagaaggaaagaagttcagaaaaaaaagtaaaaaaagaaagaggcaTGGTGGTAAGAGTTGCTAGGCTGGGAAGGTATGTCTCAGCACCCTGGCTTGACTCTTCCAACAAGGATAGGAGATGAGCAAAGAGATGGATGTTATCTTGCCAGATACCAGAGTGCATGATGCATTAATTGTTGACTAGGCTGTGACtagtatatttattattataaactaGCTCCTATGAACATTTTTGGAAATTAGAAGAGAAGTAATACATCCCAAAAGAAGTTGATTAGATTGTTAGATGAATTGTAAAACCTTGAAATTCTTTTGCCTGTGCAGTGGATCTGGATGAAATGCTTAGACATTTAGCCGGTCACTTTTGTCACACTCATAATTTGCCTGATTTCCAAGAGCGTTTATGTTAATTTTAGTTCTGTTTCTTTCTTGGTTGGAAGTTACATGAGTCAAATAATTATTGAGTTGTAAACTTGCTCTATGATTATGTAACTACTGtttcttgtattcttttttttAGGTTCCTCCTATAAAGGAGCTCCGGAAGCATATGAGAATCCAGGCACTTCGCTGTCATGTCCTATATAGCCATGATGGTAGCAAGCTGCATATTATCCCAGTCTTAGCTTCTCGATCCCAAGCGCTAAGGTATAAATGAAATGCTGATGATGCCATTAGTTTGACTCATTTATATATTTATCTAttatgttgaaatgttttgaattTGTTTGCCATCTTTTTTTCTTAAGGAATTACATTTCTTTTATTCATCAATTTAGCTATCAGTTGATTAAGGTTGTTCAATTTATACCATCAAGGGTATCATTACCATGCTATTACTGTTAAGTCATTTTACGAACTAACGAAGTCTATGCCAATAACGCAGTGATGTTGTATGGATTATCTTGTTAAATGTTGACACACTGCACTTATAAGTAAAACTAATTTCTTGTTATAGCATATGGATTTTCTGGTTAAATGTTGAAACCTGCTGCAGTGAGAGCCAAACTAGTATCTTGTTTAGTAGTAAACCCTTTAGAACATTCATTTTTTGAAAAAAAGCTTATAGGCTATTTATATTGTTACATTCTTATAGAAGATGAAAAAAAACTGCTTTAGATTCATTTCTTTGGAATGATGTAATAGAACATGAGATGCTCAGAGTCTTTTATTGATATATCGTTAGAGCTTATGAACCTTTCTGTTCATCAAGTAATTTAGATATTGAATATTGTTGTCAGCATCTAATGATTTTGTGGTTGTCATTGCttaacctttaatttatttctgtATAACAAATTTTCTCTGTACATGTTGATAAATTCACATCTGCTTTGGTTTATTGAGCTTATTTTAACTAAATATAAGCATGACAGTGATTATCAATGTTAAACACTAATTttgcatatatacataatatTAAACTCATACTTCTTTGAAACTGCATGTTTGGGTTACCATTATGCAATGCTGTTCAAAAACAATGTTGCTGGTATTGGATAACATAGTTCTAAAGATTTGCTTTAGCTTCTTGGGTTGATGTTCATTGTCAACTTGTCATCAATTTTTATCATATCTAAACATATAGTGTTTTATCCCCTACTATTACTCCTAGCGTGTTTACATGTACTAGTGAGTTAGCCAAAAACCAATCCTGTAGATAGCAGTAACACTGTCAAGAAAGGTACTTTTGAGTAACTATTGTCAGGAATGTTGAGTTCATTTTCTGAAGTATGGACTCAAATACTGTCTTTTCTTGCACATTGTGCTATAGATAGCGAGACTTCACCAAAACCTAATGATGTAGGTAACAGTAACACAGCAGAACAAGGTGACCCTGAGTAACTACTGTCAGGGATGTGAGTTCATGTTCTAAAAAATGAATGCAAATCTGGACTTATATTGCACTTGAAATGGTTTCATCATTCTACTGGACCTGTTTGGCATTAGTATATCAGGCAGTATACCAACATGAACCATCTGGTATCATCCGAAGAACATATAATATCAATTGGTATCACATCATATAAAAAAAGATATGATTTTAAATACTGATCAGTAAAATGCCCACTGGTATACGAAACCATGTATGAAACAAGTATGCTTGATCCTTGCTGCTTGCAATTTATAGGGTATGACAATTACCAAGGAAATGCAATGAGGAGCCAAAGGTTTGCATTCCCCTGACAATCAGTCTCTGTTTTCTACCTTATTCTATGCAGAACTTAAAGTGCAGTGATTTTCATATTTGGTACCTCAATTATCTTCTGTTTAACTACTTTCTCTGCAGGTATTTATTTGTTAGGTGGGGCATAGAGCTCTCAAACATGATAGTATTTGTTGGTGAAAGTGGTGATACAGATTATGAAGGATTACTTGGTGGAGTGCAGAAGACTGTCATTTTGAAAGGTGCATTCAACACTGCTCCAAGCCAGGTCCATTCGACCAGAAGCTATCTGTTGAAAGATGTTGTGGCATTCGACAGCCCTAATATTCTTCAGATTGAGGGTTGTGGCACCAATGACGTTCAGTCAGCCCTAAAACAGCTGGGTATACTGAAGAATTAGCACTCATCTGCAGACACAGGAGGAGAGTTCAGAGTTTTCAATAAGTTGCAGAAGTTTTTACtgatatttttgaaatatattcCTTTTTCGAGGTGGTTTTTATGGAATAAAAGTACCAGAACTCAATGCTTACATGCTACCATGGAGCATTCTTGTAAATGTAAAACAAATACCTGACACTCTCTTGTGGAACATTTGGACTTCAGTCCATGTCTTCTGTACTTCATCCTGCTGCTTGCCTATCTTATAAAGCCTGGCTTTGTATTAGTCTTGATGAGCTTGCTGGGGTCTGCAGGCATTAATGTTCATAAAAATCTCTCAAGTGACTTGTTTATAAAGTTTAAAATGCCATTGGTATGATTGTTTGCAGATAAATATACTCCATTCTGTAATTCTTTTTCAGCTTCACTCCAATGGTTGTATAAAGTTGATGCATGAATAGGGAAGCTTTTGTTTGGTATTCCTATTCGATATGCTTGATATAGAATTCTATCAAATCTAAAGCTGATGTGCTGGTCATGCTTAAACTGCAAGCTAGTGTGCCTGTGTATGCTTACTTATGGATGTTATATGATGGAAGGCTTAGCTTGGATCAGATATTGACCCATGTTTGTAGATtatagataaaaagataaaatcttATCTCATGGACATCACTGCATGGAAGCAGAAATCTGAATACATCGACTTCAATCTTTTTACAGCATCAAGGCAGCCAAGATAGGAAGCGTCATATGACACGGAAATTACATCAGTTGCAATCTCTAAGCATCAAACAGAATGAACATTGAGGCTAAACTAGAGCCAAACACCAGCTCAAAATACTTCCAGATGCTGGAAGGATTGTATAGGTTTCAGGAAGAAAATTACAACACAGTATCAAGGAATCTCCAAATAATTGATGCCCACAAACCATTTCAAGTTGTCTTGCATTTTGCCAATCATAAAAGGTTCTCCTTTAAAAGGAAAAACCATGAATTGGTACTTTTTTTCCGGTAGAACATCATTCATCGATCATCAATGGTTGTATACTAGCTCTCTAGGAATTACCAGAAATGGTTTCAGTTGAAGGACCAGCTCCCTTTATTCTCTCGTTTTCTGAATCATTCTCAATGCCATCTGAACTGTCCTGAGGACTAGAAAGGCTCTGATGACAAGCGGCAAGGTCCGTTCTGAACAACTCGTCATTTTCCAGATTCAGAAGCTTGTCCTTGGACTCTTCTTTAAGCAAGTTGATTACATCAAGCATTGTGGGTCTCTTCTCTGGCTTACTCTGGGCACAGATGAGTCCTACAAGCACCATCCTCCTCAATTCTGACTCCACAAAGTCCCCTTTGAGCTTTGGATCTGCCATTTCTTTAAATCTTCTTTCTCGAGCCAGCGGAAGAGCCCAGTCTGTTATCGAGCGCTTCACAGTGAGGCTCAACTTCTCTATGGGCCTCTTTCCAGTGGCAAGTTCTAGAAGCAAAATTCCAAAACTATAGACATCACAACTCTCTGATGCTTTACCTAGCATGGCATACTCTGGTGCAAGATAACCAAGAGTGCCTTTTACCCTTGTGGTAACATGCGTTGCACCATCAGGAATTAACTTTGCGAATCCGAAATCTGAAACACGTGCCTGAAATTCTGAGTCTAGTAAAACATTACTTGCTTTGACATCTCTGTGGATGATGTGTGGCATTGCCTGATGGTGAAGATACCTGTGAAGTAGATCTCAGTATCATGGCTTCACATGTTATTGAATAAATGAAAGTAGCATTAGAGTGCGTAAGTTTGTAAACTTACGCAATTCCCTCGGCTGAACCTATAGCAATATTCATACGCCTACCCCAACCAAGGAGGCCTTCTCGTGCATGTTGACCATGGAGATGCGAGGTCAAACTCAAGTTGGGCATATAGTCATAGACTATGAGGCGTTCTTTCCCTTCAGCACAGTATCCACGTAAGTTGAGGAGATTCTTATGCCTTATTCTTGCCAAAACCTCAACCTCAACAGCAAATTCCATCTCTGCTTTGTTGCTCCAAACTTTTAGCCGCTTGACTGCAATCTAAACAAAATGCAACTTACCAACAATACGTGGACAAACAATAAATTTTAACTTCATatggaaaaaaaaattgtaaactgGGGAATAGCACAAAATATGGCAAGCCTTAAACCTATATGCTCAGTCCCAACTGGCACAAACATGGTGTTATCTAATTTGAGCTGAGCTCAAGCACAAGTTTGTAATAAGCACTAGAGGGAGCTACTTGCCACTGAAACATACTCACCAAGCCAAGCTTCAACAAATGGTTTCATACATCAAGCCTGGCCATCTCGTGAGCTAATCACATTTGATATTTAAGCTCTCTTTTCTAAATGGATAATGAGAATATAGCGAACAGCTCTTTCAGAAAAGCCCAAGTGCTTAGTGATCCTTGACAAGATTACTTGCCATACTTAAAACTTCTTGAAAAAATTACTTTAACAGGTTACTTATTGGAGCTGactaaattaatttaatattctaGTCTCAATCCCATAAGACATAATCTGTGTATGAAAGCAATCATAAATTTCTGAGAAATATTATCCCAAGCAAACATGACTATATCACAGAAAACATCTTTGCATTAATGTATGATTTAGAGTAAGACAAATCTCAAAGGAACTTTAGACATATAAAATATCAGTAATAACTAACAGTCAAGAGAAACAGGCATAGGTAACCCAAGTTAATTGTCGTAGTTCCAACAGGAATTGAAGCAGGCAGAGGTACTGCAAAGTACACTAAAATGAAGTCATCTGATGATGGAagagaaaatatgaaaaaaaaggaaaaaaacaatcAACAAATTTGGCCATTGACCAGTGTAGCAGGCTAGCAGCTAACTATAATTATCAACACATATGTGGAAGCCATAATTTGGACATGCTGATATAGATGGATTTAAATAGGAGAAACAAGTTCTTTTAAATAAGTTTGCAGTATAACCGAATATAAGAGGATTTCAAATGACTGGAAAAAAAGGGACCCTTAGAAGTGTTCTCTAACAGATTGCTACATCATGATTAGTCATGTATTCTTTAGAAGATGAAGAGGGAAGCTGTTGGCTTTGATGTACAAATTCATGAAAAATGAAACTGAAATATCTGCCATCAGAAAGATTGTCTAATGGCCATGCAGACGTTGAAAAACATCTCAGATACAGTAATATTAGCATCCCTTGTATGAAGGTGGGGTTGAAATGAAGCCCATAGCCTAGGATTAAACAGCCGTTCTCTATTTTATCCAATCAAGCAGTAAGGTCTTCTTAAATGTATTTAGTGACAGATTAATTAATTCCATAATACTTTTCCGAGTCGTGATTACTGAAGATAACACCTTGTCAAACCATTTGCACATGCAAAATGAGTCAATTGATGAGGCAAGCCAAGCccaaaaatgaagaaaattatgAACAAGTAGACAATTCTTCAAACTTGGAATAAGATGCATTACTAATTAATAGCAAATTTGCTACTGGCATAAATTCTCAAGCTTCTAGAGTTCAGTACTTAAGTAAAATCTGGAGATGCAGAATACAAACTTGACGACAACTCACAGTAAACTTCCTATATATTTGTCAACTGCTTTTATTGGCCATCCGAGTGCCATATGCCCGCAAATAATCAGATCATTCTCATGTTAGTAACGACATACTGTTCAAATCCATAGCAAATCAATTAATCAAGTGCTCCGCTTGATTTCAATCGGCTGCTATAATGATTTTGATACTAGAGAACAATTCCACTGGGCTGCAAGAAAACAAGAGCAAGTGCACATCTGCATGATCATTAAGAAGCATGACCAGCATAAAACCTTCACCAATATTCTGCTTCAGGCCTTCATGTTATCGATCATGCACAAAGCTTTCTATACAAAATATTATTGCAGATgttataaatattctctttaggtgTTCTTCCAAGTTCCAAGATGTAAGGCCAATTACCGTCATCTCTAGCCGCAAACATCAAATTTCAACATATTTCAGAAACCTAAACAACAAGAAGGGAGAACATGAATACCAGTTCGGCATAATACCTGAGATCCATCCCGAAGGTGACCGCAGTAGACACTGCCGAATCCACCCTCGCCCAACTTGTTATCATAATTGAAGTTATTCGTTGCCGAATACAGCTCCTTGAGCGAGAACACTCTCCACGTCGGCGATCCCTTCTTCCGCCGTTGCCGCCTGCAACCCAAGGGGGAAAAAAAAGAGAGCATCTTTTTAGCACCAACGAACGGTCGGACCACGAAAACCCCCGTACGAGAACGCACCCATTCGCGGATCTCCCACAGCAAAACAAGGAGCCGAAGGCCATCTGCCGCGGAGTCCTTCCGCCCCTTGGCTCCTCTTAATGGTCTTCTGAGCTCCGTCGGTGGAGAATTGGCGACGGCGAGACCTCCAATGCACGCGCCGCCTACGCCGCCGCACCGCGTGGTTGACCTTTTCGGTGACGGAAGTCTCTTTTCCATACGGGTCAAAGAAGGAAGGTGACGGGTCTGCTGACCCTGCGCGATGACTTTAGGTGGAAGTGGTGCCAACTACGTGGCGCTTTATGATTCGACTATTTTGAACACCGGGGGCGGCGGTATGAACATTATCGATGGATTCAGAATATGTTGAGAACATttgtttttaatctatttttagccttttttggaaaaaaaaaaacaatttgctTAAAAAGGAAGGCAATTAGTTTTGGAAGTTAACTTGCAAAGTTGCTTCGATAACCGATCACGTCACAACTTAAGTTACCATAAGACGAAATATTTTCTTAATTGGagcttataattttcttttacatTAATTGGAACTATTTCTATGTTTTGAGTTATTTAGGACATACCATTCATATTATATTTTAGTTTTACGAAATGATCCTTGTTGATCTTAGTCAAATGATCAAAATTAAATTGAGtgattttctcaaaaaaaatctctcattttagattttttaactaatgtttttatttttttcccataTGGTGTATATTATTTTTTGTAATGTCTCTCGTTGTCGCTCATTGCTTATGATCGTCATATTCTCATTTATCACCCTCAGTACACCATGTTCTCGTCTGACATTGTCAAGACATCGTGAGGCCCTTATTCTCCTTGGCGTCTATATTAATAGCTTCATCATTAGTCTCCCTTTACCGTTAGCATTGATCCTACCCTCTATTGCCAATAGGATGATGCCATTAGCCTCCCCTCATCGTCATCCACAATGAAGGTGTAAGGAGGTCTAAATAATGATGGATAAGGACAAGAGCAAAAAAATCAAACGAGATAATGATTCCAATAATAAAAGAAGGCAAGAGTAAACTTAAGGATGATAAACAAGAACAAGGACAAAGGAGATAAACAAGATGcactatttgagaaaaaaaaatgaaagcaccTATTAAGAAATatccaaaaaaaatatttgaaggaaAATCAACCAATTATATTTCTCTAAAAGTATTGATTAGAGTGCCGTTCAAATGTTATTTGTATAATAATTTATTCTCTCAGGAATTAGTGGACACTACAATCAATCAAATTGTTGTTGTTGTCTTTACCTTATATTAAATCGAGGCCTTTCTTTAAGGCATCTCATAAACTATATGCataatataattaatcatattGCATCAATGATAGTTCTAAAAGTTTCTATGAACATCTAATAATTGATTCCATCTAGCAGCTAGTATGCTAAATATCAAGTTAGGTTGTCTCATACGCCATATTAATTGTtggccaatatatatatatatatatatatatatatatatatatatatatatatatatatatatatatatatatatatatatatatatatatatataaaattgaaaTTGGAGCTTGTTATCTACTTTGGTCTCCTAACTTTGTAGGATGATGTATACTTTAGCATGTAAAATAAAACCAAGTTGTTGCAATGGGTCTTTCATTTCCACACTAAGCTGGAGATGATGTAAACTTTAtagttgaatatatatatatatatatatatatatatata
Coding sequences:
- the LOC103998687 gene encoding PTI1-like tyrosine-protein kinase At3g15890, whose protein sequence is MAFGSLFCCGRSANGRQRRKKGSPTWRVFSLKELYSATNNFNYDNKLGEGGFGSVYCGHLRDGSQIAVKRLKVWSNKAEMEFAVEVEVLARIRHKNLLNLRGYCAEGKERLIVYDYMPNLSLTSHLHGQHAREGLLGWGRRMNIAIGSAEGIAYLHHQAMPHIIHRDVKASNVLLDSEFQARVSDFGFAKLIPDGATHVTTRVKGTLGYLAPEYAMLGKASESCDVYSFGILLLELATGKRPIEKLSLTVKRSITDWALPLARERRFKEMADPKLKGDFVESELRRMVLVGLICAQSKPEKRPTMLDVINLLKEESKDKLLNLENDELFRTDLAACHQSLSSPQDSSDGIENDSENERIKGAGPSTETISGNS